In Methanomicrobium antiquum, one DNA window encodes the following:
- a CDS encoding glycosyltransferase family 2 protein, translating to MILIAMPAYNEERFIAKTILGAKRYSDSILVVDDGSSDLTSEISQALGANVIVHEINKGYGGALKTIFTEAFNQDADFLVIIDADGQHNPEEIPMLLNSFKLSSCDLVIGSRFLNSAKKSIPLYRKFGMKILDTATNMAASKCMCSVSDSQSGFRAYNKKAIRAIAPNLSGDDMSAGSEILLLASEAGLQLCEVPIKVRYDIEDTSSENPVKHGLSVLSKIVGFISFKKPLYFFGLPGGFLCLLGFLAGLYTVGEYHTAGTFHYVVFLLAILIMVFGMLLFTSGLILNSIVRLMNSNNHSID from the coding sequence GCATATAACGAAGAACGTTTTATTGCAAAGACAATTCTTGGTGCAAAAAGGTATTCTGATTCAATTTTAGTCGTTGATGATGGCTCTTCAGATTTGACAAGTGAAATATCACAAGCCCTTGGAGCAAATGTCATTGTTCACGAAATAAACAAGGGATATGGTGGAGCATTAAAGACAATTTTTACTGAAGCCTTCAATCAGGATGCCGATTTTCTGGTGATAATTGATGCAGACGGCCAGCACAATCCTGAGGAGATACCAATGCTTTTGAACTCATTTAAATTATCGAGTTGTGATCTTGTTATTGGTTCCCGTTTCTTAAACAGTGCCAAAAAATCAATTCCTTTATATCGGAAATTTGGCATGAAAATTCTTGACACTGCAACAAATATGGCAGCATCGAAATGCATGTGCTCTGTATCTGATTCACAAAGCGGTTTTAGAGCATATAATAAAAAAGCAATACGGGCAATAGCACCAAATCTTTCCGGAGATGATATGTCTGCAGGGTCTGAAATACTTCTTTTAGCAAGTGAGGCAGGTCTTCAGTTATGTGAAGTGCCAATTAAGGTTCGATATGATATTGAGGATACGTCATCTGAAAACCCGGTGAAACATGGACTTTCTGTCCTTTCAAAGATTGTCGGTTTTATAAGCTTCAAAAAACCTCTTTATTTCTTTGGACTTCCCGGAGGATTTCTCTGTCTGTTAGGATTTCTTGCGGGACTGTACACTGTTGGTGAATATCACACTGCAGGAACATTTCACTATGTAGTATTTCTGCTTGCAATTCTGATAATGGTTTTTGGAATGCTTTTGTTTACATCGGGGCTTATTTTGAACTCGATTGTGAGACTTATGAATTCTAATAATCATTCTATAGATTAA
- a CDS encoding NAD-dependent epimerase/dehydratase family protein: MESQKILVTGGAGFIGTNLVNELRNRGHEVLALDLLNNERNGYIRADVKNYRQLESVVKSDKFDYVYHLAAEYGRWNGEAYYENLWQTNVIGTKHMLRLQEELKFRMIFFSSAEVYGDYMGKMSEDVMEKNPIIDTYQMNDYAITKWAGELMCMNSATMFGTETVRVRPVNCYGPGEHYTPYRGFIPKFIYHALYNKPYMVFKGHKRIIDFVEDSCRTWANIVDNFIPGEVYNVGSRPEWEMDIKSYSDLILKAVGRNDSLVTYEESEPFTTKVKTMDFSKAVRDLKHNPIVSPEEGIKRTVEWMKWYYRISE, from the coding sequence ATGGAATCACAAAAAATCTTAGTTACAGGTGGAGCCGGGTTTATTGGAACAAACCTTGTTAATGAATTAAGAAACAGGGGTCATGAGGTTCTCGCTCTTGATCTCTTAAATAATGAGAGAAATGGCTACATCCGTGCTGATGTGAAAAATTATCGGCAGCTTGAGAGTGTTGTTAAATCTGATAAATTTGACTATGTTTATCATCTTGCAGCAGAGTATGGACGTTGGAATGGTGAAGCATACTATGAGAATCTCTGGCAGACAAATGTCATTGGTACTAAACATATGCTAAGACTTCAGGAAGAACTGAAATTCAGGATGATCTTTTTTTCAAGTGCTGAAGTATATGGAGATTATATGGGGAAAATGTCTGAAGATGTAATGGAAAAAAACCCAATTATTGACACTTATCAGATGAATGATTATGCCATAACAAAATGGGCGGGAGAGCTTATGTGTATGAATTCTGCCACAATGTTTGGTACTGAAACGGTACGTGTAAGACCTGTCAACTGCTATGGTCCGGGTGAGCATTATACTCCATATCGTGGTTTTATTCCTAAATTCATTTATCATGCACTCTATAATAAACCCTATATGGTTTTTAAAGGCCATAAAAGAATTATTGATTTTGTAGAGGATTCCTGCAGAACATGGGCAAATATTGTTGATAATTTTATACCTGGAGAAGTTTATAACGTGGGAAGCCGCCCTGAATGGGAAATGGACATTAAGAGTTATTCTGATCTTATTTTAAAGGCAGTCGGCAGAAACGATTCTTTAGTTACATATGAGGAGTCGGAGCCTTTTACAACCAAAGTCAAAACAATGGACTTTTCAAAGGCAGTCCGTGATTTAAAACACAATCCCATAGTTTCTCCTGAAGAAGGAATAAAGCGTACAGTTGAATGGATGAAATGGTATTACAGAATTTCAGAGTGA
- a CDS encoding NAD-dependent epimerase/dehydratase family protein, with amino-acid sequence MDRVEDSFINKTVLVTGGAGAIGGNLVRKLIDLDTKKITILDNLSSSYEWNIPKSDKVQFIKGDILDDVKLKWVFKSKPDIVYHLAAHFANQNSVDKPETDLMINGLGILKVLEYAQLCDVERFIYSSSGCGVYGLDSKMPFEEHDVSINLHTPYQVTKLLGELYTNYYHNLYNLPIVNARFFNSFGPGEVPGKYRNVIPNFFYWSMKGLPLPITGTGEETRDFTYVGDITDGLLAMAHYEKAIGEAFNLGASREIMIKDLASWINELTGNDAGINFKERRDWDAKSRLLSCINKAGNVLNYKPKVEFRDGLKETHQWFVDNWDNIQKFAEF; translated from the coding sequence ATGGATAGAGTAGAAGATTCTTTTATTAATAAAACAGTGCTTGTAACAGGCGGTGCTGGTGCAATAGGCGGTAATTTAGTCCGAAAGTTGATTGATCTTGATACAAAAAAGATCACTATTCTTGATAACCTTTCTTCATCATATGAATGGAATATTCCTAAAAGTGACAAAGTCCAGTTCATTAAAGGAGATATTCTTGATGATGTAAAATTAAAATGGGTTTTTAAATCAAAACCTGACATTGTATATCACCTTGCGGCACATTTTGCAAATCAGAATTCTGTTGATAAACCAGAAACAGATTTAATGATCAATGGTCTTGGTATATTAAAGGTTCTGGAATATGCACAGCTTTGCGATGTTGAGAGATTTATTTATTCGTCATCCGGCTGTGGAGTATATGGCCTGGATTCGAAGATGCCATTTGAAGAACATGATGTTTCAATAAATCTGCACACACCTTACCAGGTAACAAAACTTCTGGGAGAACTTTACACAAATTATTATCATAATCTCTATAATCTTCCTATAGTAAATGCAAGATTTTTCAACTCTTTTGGTCCGGGGGAAGTTCCGGGTAAATACCGGAATGTTATTCCTAATTTCTTCTACTGGTCAATGAAAGGTCTACCACTTCCAATTACAGGTACTGGGGAGGAAACCCGTGACTTTACTTACGTTGGCGATATAACAGACGGTCTGCTTGCTATGGCACATTATGAGAAAGCAATTGGTGAGGCTTTCAATCTTGGTGCAAGCCGGGAGATTATGATAAAAGACCTTGCATCGTGGATTAATGAGCTGACAGGTAATGATGCCGGGATAAACTTTAAAGAAAGACGTGACTGGGACGCAAAAAGCCGTCTTTTATCCTGCATCAACAAAGCCGGAAATGTTCTTAATTACAAGCCAAAGGTTGAATTTAGGGATGGCCTGAAGGAGACCCATCAGTGGTTTGTTGACAACTGGGACAACATTCAGAAATTTGCTGAATTTTAA
- a CDS encoding B12-binding domain-containing radical SAM protein, which produces MKDTKISLINLPRNSRYPQPPLGLASLAAVLEKEEFFSEIIDSNALNLSMDDIAEKTRNSDIVGISAMTPSINIAIILAKKIKELNPKAIVILGGPHPTILPEDTLRKSESIDLVIRGEGENTILEVAKSIENKKSFNNILGISYKLGNNIQNNPNRELISDLDSLPFLAYHLLPLKKYKFHPPHGRKRAHMAMLTSRGCPYKCTFCSKSVFGDIPRYQSPNRIVNEIEYLYDNFNVREIDFYDDTFTLRKERVIEFTQELKERNLDIEWTCEARVNLINQVLLNAMQKSGCYLVSFGIESGNQHILNTLNKKITLRQIRNAVEITHHAGIESVGYFMLGSPGETPDTIRNTIDFAKSLPLDYVQFSIATPFPGTAFYDEYIKSHAISENWEDFIYANLDSGKQPVFETELLSKNDLSMLNDQAYKEFYLRLSYFKQRIMSIHSLNDLRNNFGGAKMLINMIRR; this is translated from the coding sequence ATGAAAGATACAAAGATATCACTAATAAATCTACCGAGGAATTCTAGATATCCTCAACCTCCTCTTGGATTGGCTAGTCTTGCAGCTGTTTTAGAAAAAGAAGAATTTTTTTCTGAAATAATTGATTCAAATGCTTTAAACTTATCAATGGATGATATTGCAGAAAAAACAAGAAATTCTGACATTGTTGGAATATCTGCAATGACACCTTCAATAAATATTGCTATAATCTTGGCAAAAAAAATTAAAGAGTTAAATCCCAAAGCAATAGTTATACTTGGTGGGCCGCATCCTACAATACTTCCTGAAGATACTCTTAGAAAAAGTGAGAGTATTGATCTAGTTATTAGGGGAGAAGGAGAAAATACGATATTAGAAGTTGCTAAATCAATTGAGAATAAGAAGTCTTTCAATAATATACTTGGAATATCTTATAAACTTGGAAATAATATTCAGAACAATCCAAATAGAGAATTGATAAGTGATTTAGATTCATTACCTTTTCTAGCGTACCATCTTCTTCCACTTAAAAAATATAAATTTCATCCACCCCATGGTAGAAAAAGAGCACATATGGCTATGCTTACAAGTCGTGGTTGCCCATATAAGTGTACCTTTTGTTCAAAATCAGTATTTGGAGATATTCCTCGGTATCAAAGTCCAAACAGAATTGTAAATGAAATTGAATACCTTTATGATAACTTTAATGTAAGAGAAATTGATTTTTATGACGATACATTTACCCTTAGAAAAGAGCGTGTAATTGAATTTACTCAGGAATTGAAAGAAAGAAATCTAGATATTGAATGGACATGTGAAGCCAGAGTAAATTTAATCAATCAGGTTCTATTAAATGCAATGCAGAAATCAGGTTGCTACTTAGTTTCTTTTGGAATTGAATCTGGCAATCAACATATTCTTAATACACTTAATAAAAAAATCACTTTACGACAGATACGAAATGCAGTCGAAATAACACATCATGCAGGTATTGAAAGTGTGGGATACTTTATGCTAGGGTCGCCTGGTGAAACACCTGATACAATACGAAATACAATTGATTTTGCAAAAAGCCTCCCTTTAGATTATGTACAATTTTCTATAGCAACTCCTTTCCCTGGAACTGCATTTTACGACGAATACATTAAATCGCATGCGATTAGTGAGAATTGGGAAGATTTTATATATGCCAACCTTGACTCTGGCAAACAACCTGTATTTGAGACTGAATTATTATCAAAAAATGATTTGAGCATGCTTAATGATCAAGCATATAAAGAGTTTTACTTGCGATTATCTTATTTTAAACAAAGAATCATGAGTATTCATAGTCTAAACGATTTAAGAAATAATTTTGGTGGTGCTAAAATGTTAATTAATATGATCAGGAGATAA
- a CDS encoding glycosyltransferase family 4 protein, producing MNILFIHEVDYNKKVIFDMHELAESLSVLGHSIYLIDYQDTWQRENLIDFGYIKTKEFSNKKRIYDEASICLIRPGFFKIPGFDRFSAMISHYYAIKSTIKKYNIDVIILYSVPTNGIQSILLAKKYEVPVVFRSIDNLHGLVKSKTLSKFTFYFEKYVYKNVDCIIALTPKLADYVINFGAKKEKVKLLLFGTDTKKFHPSIDVSELKNAMHIGSSDRIIIFIGTFFDFSGLDLYVRKFSQVVKEIPEAKLILVGGGPLFERVKLLINELNLTECILLTGFQQFELMPEFINLADLCINPFQINDTTRDIIPGKVYQYLACAKPVLATPLQGMKELLPNENYGIIYSDIDDFAKNTIKILKDESALKKIGIAGFRHCIENNDKLSIVKQLEQIICDLECYSKSVEVNNNEY from the coding sequence ATGAACATTCTTTTTATTCATGAAGTGGATTACAATAAAAAAGTCATTTTTGATATGCATGAACTTGCTGAATCGTTATCTGTACTAGGACATTCAATATATTTAATTGATTACCAAGATACGTGGCAACGAGAAAATTTGATAGATTTTGGTTATATCAAAACAAAGGAATTTTCAAACAAAAAAAGAATCTATGATGAAGCATCTATTTGTTTAATTCGGCCTGGTTTTTTTAAAATTCCTGGTTTTGATCGATTTTCTGCTATGATTTCACATTATTATGCAATAAAGAGCACAATTAAAAAGTATAATATTGACGTAATTATTTTGTATTCTGTCCCTACTAATGGGATACAATCAATATTACTTGCAAAAAAATATGAAGTTCCTGTTGTCTTCAGGTCTATTGATAATCTTCATGGACTAGTAAAATCTAAAACATTGAGTAAATTTACATTTTATTTTGAAAAATATGTCTATAAAAACGTTGATTGCATAATTGCATTAACGCCAAAACTTGCAGATTATGTAATAAATTTTGGTGCTAAAAAAGAAAAAGTGAAACTACTTCTATTTGGTACTGACACAAAAAAATTTCATCCATCAATTGACGTATCTGAACTCAAAAATGCAATGCATATAGGTAGTAGTGACAGAATTATAATATTTATAGGGACATTTTTTGATTTTTCTGGGTTAGATCTATATGTTCGAAAATTTTCTCAGGTAGTAAAGGAAATTCCAGAAGCAAAACTTATACTTGTTGGTGGAGGCCCACTATTTGAACGTGTAAAATTACTGATTAATGAATTAAATTTGACAGAATGTATATTATTGACTGGATTTCAGCAATTTGAATTAATGCCAGAATTCATCAATCTTGCAGATTTATGTATAAATCCATTTCAGATTAATGATACAACTAGAGATATAATCCCCGGTAAGGTTTATCAATATTTAGCTTGTGCAAAACCAGTTTTGGCAACTCCTTTGCAGGGCATGAAAGAATTATTGCCCAATGAAAATTATGGTATAATATATTCAGATATTGATGATTTTGCGAAAAATACGATAAAAATTTTAAAAGATGAAAGTGCTTTAAAAAAAATAGGGATTGCTGGATTTAGACATTGCATTGAAAATAATGATAAGTTAAGTATTGTTAAACAATTAGAGCAGATTATATGCGATCTTGAATGTTATAGTAAGTCTGTGGAGGTTAATAACAATGAATACTGA
- a CDS encoding DUF362 domain-containing protein translates to MNTDYRAFITKITDLEKDVSNSLDHIEWKNQISNDSLVFVKPNFTYPFHKPGITTTPELLEILLAKLKDRADRVIIGESDGGNHSFSADDGFKGHNMYKICSNTGTELVNLSKIPATYVEDKILNKKVKVQVPDILINDVDCFISVPVLKVHAMTTITLSMKNLWGCYPDTMRGLYHKNLAYKLTLLTKLLKPQIIVIDGINALNKHGPMHGEAVKSDLLISANNPVVADSLGTSLMGFQVNDIEHIKIAEREGLGTTELNEVRFNQDWKQYQMKFSVNRTLIDSVSILPFNSECMAKIVMDSPIKPIIYGIATKLKNKDEEVVNQDLKRVSK, encoded by the coding sequence ATGAATACTGATTATCGAGCATTTATTACAAAAATCACGGATTTAGAAAAAGATGTTTCAAATAGCCTTGATCATATTGAATGGAAAAATCAAATCTCAAATGACAGTTTAGTATTTGTAAAACCAAACTTTACATATCCATTTCATAAACCAGGTATAACAACAACTCCTGAACTCCTTGAAATTTTATTGGCTAAACTTAAAGACAGAGCTGATAGGGTCATTATTGGAGAATCTGATGGTGGAAATCATTCTTTCTCAGCAGATGATGGATTCAAGGGTCATAACATGTACAAAATCTGCAGTAATACAGGTACTGAACTCGTGAATCTCTCAAAGATTCCTGCTACATATGTTGAAGATAAAATTCTAAATAAAAAGGTGAAGGTTCAGGTCCCAGATATTCTAATAAATGATGTTGATTGTTTTATCTCTGTTCCAGTTCTGAAGGTACATGCAATGACAACTATCACATTAAGTATGAAGAATCTTTGGGGATGCTATCCAGATACAATGAGAGGGTTATATCATAAGAATCTTGCTTATAAATTGACTCTCTTAACAAAGTTATTAAAACCCCAAATTATTGTGATTGATGGCATAAATGCACTTAACAAGCATGGACCAATGCATGGTGAAGCTGTTAAATCTGATCTCTTAATATCTGCGAATAATCCTGTTGTTGCTGATTCACTTGGAACTTCATTGATGGGGTTTCAGGTTAATGATATTGAGCACATTAAGATTGCAGAGAGGGAGGGACTTGGAACAACAGAATTGAATGAAGTCAGATTCAATCAAGACTGGAAACAATATCAGATGAAATTTAGTGTGAATAGAACCTTGATTGATTCTGTCTCTATATTACCATTTAATAGCGAATGCATGGCTAAAATTGTGATGGATTCACCAATTAAACCTATTATATATGGTATTGCAACAAAGTTGAAAAACAAGGATGAAGAAGTTGTAAATCAGGATTTGAAGAGAGTATCTAAATGA
- a CDS encoding glycosyltransferase family 4 protein, which translates to MKILHVIQFFSPSFGGSVMIPYHLSNGLVKEGHDVTIITSDYNYDSGFAQSLNGVEVIPFKVVINYGMFFYSPEIKKWLKDNLQKFDIIHLHNFRSYQNVVVSRYAHNYGIPVIIQPHGSFPKIIEKKWLKYLFDIVWGKNLIKLAKQIVAVSQSEVKQLKQKGIPDEKITVIPNGIAIKPLKDLPPFGYFRKNFGINQKFMILFVGRIHKIKGIDFLIRSFSIFVQNWDKQEVALIIIGPDEGYRSNLENLVKRLDISKYIKFIDNISCVNFAYQDADLLVYPSIYEIFGLVPFEAVLCGTPVIVTDGCGCGEIVKEAECGYIIPYGDELCLAEMINYVLLHPEENRKKILCGKNYIYKNLDWVYIVKRVEKIYENLIICR; encoded by the coding sequence ATGAAGATATTACATGTTATTCAATTTTTTTCTCCTTCATTTGGTGGCTCAGTTATGATTCCATATCATCTATCAAATGGGCTTGTCAAAGAAGGACATGATGTTACTATTATAACTTCTGATTATAATTATGATTCTGGATTTGCTCAATCTCTTAATGGTGTTGAAGTGATACCTTTTAAGGTGGTTATAAACTATGGAATGTTTTTCTATTCTCCAGAAATAAAAAAGTGGTTAAAGGACAATCTTCAGAAATTTGATATCATCCATCTTCATAATTTCAGATCATACCAGAATGTTGTTGTTAGTAGATATGCACACAATTATGGTATCCCCGTTATTATTCAACCACATGGTTCATTCCCAAAGATTATTGAAAAAAAATGGTTGAAATATCTCTTTGATATAGTCTGGGGAAAAAATCTAATAAAACTTGCAAAACAAATTGTTGCTGTTTCACAAAGTGAAGTTAAACAGCTCAAACAGAAAGGGATTCCTGATGAGAAGATCACAGTAATACCTAATGGTATAGCTATTAAACCTTTAAAAGATCTTCCTCCTTTTGGTTATTTTCGAAAGAATTTTGGTATTAACCAGAAATTTATGATTTTATTTGTTGGTCGGATTCATAAAATTAAAGGTATTGATTTTTTGATAAGATCTTTTTCAATATTTGTTCAGAATTGGGACAAACAAGAAGTAGCTTTAATCATTATTGGTCCTGATGAAGGTTATCGTTCTAATTTAGAAAATCTTGTAAAAAGGCTTGATATTTCTAAATATATTAAATTTATAGATAATATTTCCTGTGTGAATTTTGCTTATCAGGATGCTGATTTACTTGTCTATCCCTCTATTTATGAGATTTTTGGTCTTGTTCCTTTTGAAGCAGTTCTTTGTGGCACACCAGTTATTGTTACTGATGGGTGTGGGTGTGGTGAGATAGTTAAGGAGGCTGAATGTGGCTATATAATTCCTTATGGGGATGAATTATGTTTGGCAGAAATGATTAATTACGTACTTTTACATCCCGAAGAAAATAGGAAAAAAATATTATGTGGCAAAAATTATATTTATAAAAATTTGGACTGGGTTTATATTGTAAAAAGGGTAGAAAAAATATATGAAAATTTAATTATTTGTAGATAA
- a CDS encoding glycosyltransferase family 4 protein: protein MKKGIINHPNTINITPLNNLLKILTMINCDIHCIFGIYEFQHHEKNQNITCEVIYNKQYNNYFFRILNYFNLQIKLIKAILKQKKDIDVFIFFIGGDTLLLPIICAKLFGKKVILLLAGSSIKTHHTNQDKLTVMLKIIRKPCLFFADNILIYSKLLIQDYQLESYQHKIIIAGEHFIDFNIFNIITPLNKRPFLIGYIGRLSEEKGILNFILALKILLRENDGLNILICGDGQLKESIEIYITESGLTERVQISGWISHNEIPKYLNQLRLLILPSYTEGLPNIILEAMACGTPVLATPVGAIPDIINNGINGFIMDNNSPKCIAESVNRVLKISNLEEIVKNGNIFVYENYSFEKTLYQWSNIIKHII, encoded by the coding sequence ATGAAGAAAGGAATTATTAATCATCCCAATACAATTAATATAACTCCTCTAAACAATCTCCTTAAAATTTTAACAATGATCAATTGTGACATTCATTGTATTTTTGGAATTTATGAATTTCAGCATCATGAAAAAAATCAAAATATAACCTGTGAAGTGATTTACAATAAGCAGTATAATAATTATTTTTTTAGAATTCTAAATTATTTTAATTTACAAATTAAACTAATCAAGGCAATATTAAAGCAAAAAAAGGACATTGATGTTTTTATATTTTTTATTGGCGGAGATACTCTTTTACTTCCAATTATATGTGCAAAATTATTTGGGAAAAAAGTTATTTTGTTGTTGGCTGGTTCATCTATAAAAACACATCACACAAATCAAGATAAGTTAACTGTAATGTTAAAGATTATCCGTAAACCTTGTCTTTTTTTTGCCGATAATATTCTAATCTATTCAAAATTATTAATTCAGGATTACCAACTTGAATCGTATCAACATAAAATAATAATAGCTGGAGAACATTTTATTGATTTCAATATATTCAATATTATTACACCATTAAATAAACGTCCTTTTCTTATAGGATATATTGGGCGTCTTAGTGAAGAAAAAGGAATTCTAAATTTTATCTTGGCATTAAAGATTCTTCTAAGAGAAAATGATGGCTTAAATATCCTTATTTGTGGCGATGGACAGTTGAAAGAATCGATTGAGATTTATATCACAGAATCCGGTCTCACTGAAAGAGTGCAGATTTCAGGCTGGATATCTCATAATGAGATACCAAAATATTTAAATCAATTACGTCTTCTTATCCTTCCATCTTATACTGAAGGTCTTCCGAATATAATTCTTGAAGCTATGGCCTGTGGTACTCCTGTACTCGCGACTCCAGTAGGTGCTATACCGGACATTATAAATAATGGCATAAATGGTTTTATAATGGATAACAATTCCCCAAAGTGTATTGCAGAAAGTGTAAACAGGGTCTTAAAAATTTCAAATTTGGAAGAAATTGTCAAGAATGGGAATATATTTGTTTATGAAAATTATTCATTTGAAAAAACATTATATCAATGGAGTAATATAATTAAACATATAATATAA